In Myxococcales bacterium, the DNA window TCACTTCCGATTTCGAGCCAGCCTGACGATGGAGCCCCAATCGGCTTGGCTCAGGGGTCGAGACCGATGCCATTGCTTTCCCTCCCCGAGCACTCCTGCGTCGACCCAATCACGACGGAGTGCCGCGTTCATCGAAAGCTCGGCGCAGCCCCGGAGCGGCTCGTACGGGATGGCTACCTGCCGCCCGCCATACGGAACGGGTTGCCTGGCCTCTGCGAGCGCGTACTTCGTCTTGGACCTGGCAACGACGATCTTGTCACCCGGCCGCACGGCCATCCCATTGCGGCCCCAGAGGAGCCACGATCCGGTCCAGTCGCGTCGGACGGGTCCCAGAGCCTCCTCAACCTGTTTGACGACACGGTCGCTCATGTCGCGCGGGACCCACATGACGCGCGCCTTGTGCGGTTGTTCCATCCGGCGCCGACCAGGTCGCCGACGCGCGCCTTTCAGCTCCGGGGGGACGCGCGGCGCCTCGTGGTATCCCTGCAAAAAACGCTCGTTGAGCGGCTTGTTGCCGGGCTGTGACCATTCGACTTCAAAGGCCGACCGAAGCGCCCGGATTTCAGGGGCGTTCCACGCGCCGCGTAGTTCCGCCACCAACTCACCGTGTTCACGCAGGCCTGTTTGGGTGAAGTTCGCTGATCCTATCCAAGCGACCGCCCGTTCCCGCTGGCGCCAGATGTAGAGTTTCGCGTGTAGTTGCCCGTGCGCTCCACAGTCCCAGATACGTGCCGAGAAGGAGTCCGCCTTCGCCAAGCGCGCCAAGGCGCGAAAGGTCCGGATGCGCGTAGCGCGCCCGTAAGTCCCAGTGAGGAAGCGAACGGAGCACCGATCTGGTCGCACCGCCGCGAGCACGTTGACTGACGGACTGTCGACGAACGCGGAGGCAACCCACAGCTCATCGGCCTGCTCGGTGTTCCGTGTGAATCGATCGACGAAGGCATCGAGCGGGTGACCGTGAAGAACGCGCAGTCTTGTCATGGGTGAGCCTTCAGGCGCCAGAGTGCCACGCGTGCGGCCAATGTGGCGCTGCCAAACTCGGATCGGTGGGGTGGGTAGCGTATCCCCCATTGCCACCGCACGGCGCGCACGATGAAGCTGCTCACCAGCGTACGGTGATCGGGAGACTGGGCAGGAACACCCGGGAGTTCGCTGCGCGCCCGTGGTCCCACTCCAAGTCGAGAAGGAATTCCGAGCCGACCCCGAGCGAGAACAGGCCTCTATCCACGAACCACTGGACACTCGCGGATACTGGCGGAGTCTCGGCGCGCAGCACGTTCACTCGCGTCAGCATTCGGGGTGCACCGCAGTGCGATGGGCTCGCGTTCGCGCGGACATTGGCTGGCGGCGACTTGGGCCGATTCAAGACGAACACCAGCGGCTCCTTGAGGGACCACCGCGGAGTCACGATCGGAATGCTCGTGCCTGGTGGGACGTACGCTGCTTCGTACCTCCACGTCTCGAAGGGCCAGTCCCCTGGACGGCTGAGCGCGTCGATCGGCCGAAAGCACAGCCCGAAAGGGCAGGCGCCGGTCTCCCGCCAGCGAATGCGCTCGCCCAAGCCGAGTGGTCGGACGATGTCCGAACCAAGCTCCGCCAGGTCATGTGCGCGTAGCAGCTCGAAATAAGCGTTGTCGAACATCGCGCATGCGTTCGCCGTGCCCTGACCGCGGTGAACCCGGCGCTCGGTGAAGGTCAAGCCAAACTCTGTCAGCGCGGCCTCCGCTGAGTCGGCATCTGAGGTAGCGACGAAGACGTGATCGAGTTCCCAGTTCATTGCTCAACCAGCGTGAAACGGTAGCGCAGCTCGCGGAGCACGAAATCTCCCCAGCGGTCGTCTTGTTTCTCGCCGCCATCGAGGGCAAACCCCAACGCCTCGTAAAAGCACCGGGCTCGGCTGTTCGAGATGAGGACCCAGAGTGTGAGCTCCCGGTATGTGCGGCGGGCTTGGTCGAGGACCGCAAGCATCAGCGCTCGCCCGTGGCCGCAATGCCACTTGGTTGGATCAACGTAGATCGCCGCGATCTCGCCAATGCCCGCCCCGGCGTCCGCATCGCGCGACGGCACGAGCGAACAGAAGCCACACAACGCACCGTCATGCTGGGCGACGAGCGTGACGTCGTCCGACTGCGATAGGGTCGCCCGCCACACGGGCAGGCGGTCTGCGGGATTCAGGTTGTCGAGGTATTGGTCTGGCATGTCGTCTCGATAGGCCGCTTGCCAGGCGCGGACGTGGATCTGTGCGATCGCTCCAGCATCTTCGACAGTGGCTCGACGGACGGCTCGTCCCACAGAGCCCCTCGTTCCGTTCGCAACGGAACCCAAAGATCGCATAAGTAGGAGGCGATTGGGAAACTGCGCCCGAGGGGCTCGAGTTTAGCGGGGCGGCGCCGCGCAGTTTCGACAATCGGCCAGTTGGACGAAGCCGGTGCGCGGCAGCAGCGGGGCGCGTGGGTCGGCTATGCGGAAAGAAGGGACGTGCGAGCGGGGCGCGGCTGACCGTGGAGCGACGCATGGCGAGATCTCCGCGGGCACCGACTCGAGCGACGCACGTCTCGGTGATGGAGCACGACGTGCGCGTCGCATGAGCAGCAATCCGCACGAAGCGTGGAGGGTCGGTCACGGCAGGCGGGCAGACGACCGCGCCGCCACCACCGCGGGCAACGAAGAATCGTCAGGGGAGCACAGCTCGGTTTCATGCGGCCTCGGCAGGTGGTGCACGAGCCAGGTGCAGCGGTCGGCGCTCGACGGCACGAGCGCCGCAGGCGCGACAGACGCCGACGTCGATCCCCGTGAGCTCGAGGAGCAGCGACTGCCAGTCGTCCCGCTGCCGGGGCTTCCGAAGGTCGACGGGCGCCGCGCTGCGCAAAGACGGCGTCGTCTCGCACTTCGGGCGCGAGAGTGCGCACCTCGCCGCGGCGAGCGAGATCGCGACGTGAGCGGGGGCGAGCAAGCCGTAGTGGCGGATCTTGACGAAGCGCGGTGGCAGAACGTGCTCGACGAAGCGCGAGAGGAACTCCACGGGCTCGACCGTGACGCTCTTTCCGCTTTTGGTGCGGAAGGTGACGCCACTCTGGTCGAGCGAAACGAGACGGCGGTTGGAGATGCCGACGCGGTGCGTGTAGCGACCGAGGTAGCGCACGACTTGCTCGGCGCCGCCGAAGGGGCGCTTGGCGTAGACGACCCACGACTTTGCGCGGAGGGTGACGAGAAGCCTGTCGAACGCCTGGGGATCTCTCGGGCCGGGCTCGTCGGGCAAGCGCAACTCGCCCGCACGGTGCGCGCGCCGAAGCGCGGCGAGGAACTTCCCGCGGAACAGGGCACCGAGCACCTTGACCGGCAGCAGATAGCGAGCGCGTCCGGAGAGCCAACGCGATTCGGAGACCGACCAGCCTCCGCCGGTGACGATGCAATGCAGGTGCGGGTGCCACCGGAGATCTCGCGTCCAGGTGTGCAGCACCGCCGTTACGCCGAGTAGAGCGCCGAGGCGCTTCGGGTCGAGACCGAGCTCGAGCAGGGTGGCGCTTGCGGTCTCGAAGAGCAGCTCCAAGACGAGGCGGCGATTGAGCTTCGCGATCGCGCGCAGCTCTGCCGGGAGCGTGAAGACAACGTGGAAGTACGGGACGGGCAGGAGGCGCTCGGAGCGAGCCCGGACCCATTTGGCCTGGGCGAGAGCTTGGCATTTGGGGCAATGGCGATCCCTGCACGAGTTGTACGCGGGCTCCTTGTCACCGCATCGCAAGCACACGTCGAGGTGCCCCCCGAGCGCTGCGGTCCTGCATCGCTCGATGGCGAACAGGGTCCGGTGCTGCTCGGGGGTCAGGGCGCGAGCGCGGCGAAGCGCCGTGCCGTGGAGTCGGACGATGTCCGCGAGCTCCAGAGCGGGACGCTTGCCGCGTGCGCCGTCGGAGGCGCACGCCGCGTGCATTGATTGCTACTTGGCGGGCGACGCCTGCGAAACTTGCAGTCGGTCGAGCGGGCTCATGACGCCTTTGAGACGCGCGGTGCTCACGTGCACGTAGCGCGCGGTGCTCGAGAGTGAAGCGTGGCCGAGAAGCACCTGGACTGTCCTGAGGTCGGTGCCTTGCTCGAGCAGATGCGTCGCGAA includes these proteins:
- a CDS encoding GNAT family N-acetyltransferase — protein: MPDQYLDNLNPADRLPVWRATLSQSDDVTLVAQHDGALCGFCSLVPSRDADAGAGIGEIAAIYVDPTKWHCGHGRALMLAVLDQARRTYRELTLWVLISNSRARCFYEALGFALDGGEKQDDRWGDFVLRELRYRFTLVEQ
- a CDS encoding phospholipase D family protein; amino-acid sequence: MTRLRVLHGHPLDAFVDRFTRNTEQADELWVASAFVDSPSVNVLAAVRPDRCSVRFLTGTYGRATRIRTFRALARLAKADSFSARIWDCGAHGQLHAKLYIWRQRERAVAWIGSANFTQTGLREHGELVAELRGAWNAPEIRALRSAFEVEWSQPGNKPLNERFLQGYHEAPRVPPELKGARRRPGRRRMEQPHKARVMWVPRDMSDRVVKQVEEALGPVRRDWTGSWLLWGRNGMAVRPGDKIVVARSKTKYALAEARQPVPYGGRQVAIPYEPLRGCAELSMNAALRRDWVDAGVLGEGKQWHRSRPLSQADWGSIVRLARNRK
- a CDS encoding IS91 family transposase; protein product: MHAACASDGARGKRPALELADIVRLHGTALRRARALTPEQHRTLFAIERCRTAALGGHLDVCLRCGDKEPAYNSCRDRHCPKCQALAQAKWVRARSERLLPVPYFHVVFTLPAELRAIAKLNRRLVLELLFETASATLLELGLDPKRLGALLGVTAVLHTWTRDLRWHPHLHCIVTGGGWSVSESRWLSGRARYLLPVKVLGALFRGKFLAALRRAHRAGELRLPDEPGPRDPQAFDRLLVTLRAKSWVVYAKRPFGGAEQVVRYLGRYTHRVGISNRRLVSLDQSGVTFRTKSGKSVTVEPVEFLSRFVEHVLPPRFVKIRHYGLLAPAHVAISLAAARCALSRPKCETTPSLRSAAPVDLRKPRQRDDWQSLLLELTGIDVGVCRACGARAVERRPLHLARAPPAEAA
- a CDS encoding VOC family protein, producing MNWELDHVFVATSDADSAEAALTEFGLTFTERRVHRGQGTANACAMFDNAYFELLRAHDLAELGSDIVRPLGLGERIRWRETGACPFGLCFRPIDALSRPGDWPFETWRYEAAYVPPGTSIPIVTPRWSLKEPLVFVLNRPKSPPANVRANASPSHCGAPRMLTRVNVLRAETPPVSASVQWFVDRGLFSLGVGSEFLLDLEWDHGRAANSRVFLPSLPITVRW